One Aerococcus urinaeequi DNA segment encodes these proteins:
- a CDS encoding metallophosphoesterase translates to MKLGFISDIHIDRSKTLQETDFLHTLSAYINDQALDEVFIGGDISNHYEKTIAFVEKLQAQSGAKIYFIPGNHDYWEAKSAKKHTLTIHDTFKSHPQSMLNKALIVGNDTAVVGHTGWYNHAYHDPAFTKEKLETGRHKLVTWQDKVRLDWQATDKEVSKQFAQETKETLDQVMADHQPKNIILLTHVITIPEFTIPMPHRVFDFFNAYIATDDYLPFYQDYPIKQSIMGHVHIRHQIKQGNQHFISNSLGYEREWRHNNLYLEIDHAMFIKYV, encoded by the coding sequence ATGAAACTAGGATTTATATCAGATATACATATCGACCGCAGTAAGACCCTACAAGAAACAGACTTTCTTCATACCCTATCCGCCTACATCAACGACCAAGCACTAGACGAAGTCTTTATCGGCGGTGACATCTCTAACCATTACGAGAAGACCATTGCATTTGTGGAAAAATTACAAGCTCAATCCGGCGCTAAGATTTATTTTATACCAGGTAACCATGATTACTGGGAAGCAAAGTCGGCCAAAAAACATACATTGACTATCCACGATACCTTTAAAAGTCACCCACAAAGTATGTTAAACAAAGCATTGATAGTGGGCAACGATACTGCGGTTGTCGGTCATACAGGTTGGTACAACCATGCCTACCATGATCCAGCCTTTACAAAAGAAAAGTTAGAGACCGGCCGTCACAAACTCGTCACCTGGCAAGACAAAGTCCGGCTAGATTGGCAAGCAACTGACAAAGAAGTCTCTAAGCAATTCGCTCAGGAAACCAAAGAAACCTTAGATCAAGTCATGGCAGACCATCAACCCAAAAACATCATTCTTCTGACCCATGTCATCACCATTCCTGAGTTTACTATTCCCATGCCACACCGGGTGTTCGACTTCTTCAATGCTTATATCGCAACCGACGACTACTTACCCTTCTATCAAGATTACCCAATCAAGCAATCAATCATGGGACACGTTCACATCAGACACCAAATAAAGCAAGGCAATCAACATTTTATCAGTAATAGTCTCGGCTATGAACGCGAATGGCGTCATAACAACCTCTACCTAGAAATCGACCACGCCATGTTTATAAAGTACGTTTAA
- a CDS encoding bacteriocin transport accessory protein: MVDNIQPFTQDEFEKEIKDFQEITANVAKGFLEEDEAKLVFIGRPTCPFCRKYLPKLIQALGDDVSSTYYLNSEEIATDDALSDFRFEVGAKTVPSLVYVGGDGKFKNLNADSSNSVAEITQAIKG, translated from the coding sequence ATGGTAGACAATATTCAACCATTCACACAAGATGAATTTGAGAAAGAGATTAAGGATTTTCAAGAGATTACAGCAAATGTGGCGAAAGGGTTCTTAGAAGAAGACGAGGCTAAATTGGTATTTATTGGTCGTCCTACTTGTCCTTTCTGTCGTAAATATTTACCAAAATTAATCCAAGCCTTAGGCGATGATGTAAGCAGTACATACTATTTAAATTCTGAAGAAATAGCAACTGATGATGCTTTATCTGACTTCCGTTTTGAAGTGGGCGCTAAAACTGTACCTTCATTAGTTTACGTTGGTGGAGACGGTAAATTTAAAAACTTAAATGCGGATTCTTCAAATTCTGTAGCGGAAATTACGCAAGCTATTAAAGGGTAA